The genomic interval GTCGGCGGCTACGTCGGCATCCTCTTCGACGGCGTCGTCTTCGACCGCTTCGGCCTCTTCTTCGGCGGTGTCGTCTTCGACCGCTTCGGCCTCTTCTTCGACAGCGTCGTCTTCGACCGCTTCGGCCTCTTCTTCGACAGCGTCGTCTTCGACCGCTTCGGCCTCCTCCTCGGCGGCATCGTCGGCTCGGTCAGCCACGTCCGCGTCCTCGGCCTCGGCCACTTCGGAGTCCTCGGTCACATCGACATCCTCCGCCACATCGACGTCTATCTCGTCGAGGTCGTCCTCGGAGTCGTCCGCCGCCGCGTCCAGTTCCTCGTCGGCGTCTGCCGACCCATCGTCAGCGTCCTCGTCGGGTTCACCAAAGAGACTGACAGACTCCGCGTCCGCCTCCTCGTCCGCCGGCGAGACGAGGCTGTCGTCGGCCGTCTCGTCTTCCGGCTCGGCCGAGTCGGTGCTGTCGGCCGCTGCCGACACGTCGGATTCAGTACTTCCCTCGGTGTACTGCCACTCACCGCACTCGGTGTTTGTACACCACCCTCCTGCTACTGTTGGGTCGAATTCGTCCCCGCAGATGGGACATTCGACTGCTTGCTTTGTGCTCGCGTCTGACATAGTCCTTCATGAGCGGGTTTTACGGGGAGAAATAAAACATTTCCCCCACTAATCCTCAGTTATAATGACTGTATCGCGCTCTGAAAGGTCGATGTCGGGGTCGGCTGCGCGAACCGGCACGCCGCCGCTTGGAGTCGACGGGAGCGTGTCGTCTTCGAACAGCAGGACCGAGATGTTGTCTTTCCCCCCGCGTTCGTTCGCGAGCCGGACGTACTCGCCAGCGGCGGCGTCCAGCGACTCCGCGCCGAGGACCACGTCGCGTATCTCGGCGTCGGTGACGACCGCCTCGCGGACGGTCGCCGCCATCTCCTCGGAGCGGTCGGCGTCGACGTACTGCTGGTAGAGCTGTGGCGCGTCGGTCTGGGCGTCGATGAGGCCGTCGCTCGTGGCCAGCACCGTGTCTTCGGCGAACAGCCGAACCGAGCGGGTGTCGACGTCGACCATCGCGCGGTCGGGGTCCTCGTGACCCGAGCCGCCCAGCGCTCGCGTAATCTGGTTGCCGTCCGGGTGGACGTGGGCCTCCACCGAGTCGATTTCGCCCTGGTCTGCCCACTCCTCGACGACCGCGTGGTCTTTGGTCAGCGAGACGATCTCTTCGCGAGCGTCGTTGACCAGATACGCTCGGCTGTCGCCGACCCACCCCAGATGCAACTGGCCGTCGGCGTAGACGCCGGCCACGACGGTGGTGTAAGACTGGGTCCCGGAGTCGCCCGCGTAGCGGATTATCTCCCGGTGAGCTTTGATGATGGCGTTTTCCAGCCCGGTCTGGATGTCCTCCGGGCCGAGCGTGTCGGGCAACACGTCCGGGCTGATATCGATGTCGAACTCCTCCGGATGGCTGCGAACGGCGTTGATAGCCACCGGCGCGAGGTTCTCCGCGACGACCGTCGTCGCGATGTACGAGGCCACGTCGCCGGCGTCGTGGCCCCCGGCGCCGTCCGCCAGCACGAAGACGCCCGCCGAGCGGTTGGCCGGCATCTCGGGCGTCTCGTCTCCGGGCTCTTCGTCGTCTGCCTCGTCGTCGGATGCTGGCGTCTCGGCCGCCTCGGTCGCCGCCTCGACGGCACTGTCGGCCGCGCCGGACGGCGCCACATCGTCGGCCGGTGTCTCCCCGTGAGCCGTGGTGTCCTCGGTCGCTGTCTCCGCCCCGTCCGTCGCCTCCGCTTCGGGCTCGTCGGCCGCTTCAGCGTCGGCCTCGCTCTCCTTGGGCGCGTCCGCTTCCTCCCCGTCTCCCGAGCCCCTCGTCTTGCCGAGATAGCCGTCCCGGTGGCCCTGCTCGAAAATCGTCAGCGAGAGGCTGTCCTCGTTGATTCCCTGTCCGCGCTTCCGGTCGCCGATGTCGTAGTTTGTCGTGTATCGCATTGTTACTCCGATTGGAACTCGAACGTGACGCCGTAGGTGGGGTGGACCAGCGAGATGAGGTCGCCGTCGGCCAGTCGAATCGACTCCGGTGGCTCCTCCCCGTGGCGGTCAGTGTAGTCCTCGCCCTTCTCGCGGAGCCGGTCGCGCCCGGCCCCGCACAGCACTCGCTGCCAGCCCGACCCCTTCTGGACGAACGTCCCGTTGAGGCTCCGGTCGACCAGATACCACTCGCCGCCCTCGGTCTCGAACTGTACCTGTACCGACGAGATATACTCGCCCTGCGGGTCCTCGATGGTGATAGAGGCCGGCGGCCCGTTGGCTCCCTCCCGGCCGATGGTGTCGCCGGGTTCGACGGTGAACTCCGTGCCCGCCTGAATGTAGCGTATCGAGCCCGTCGACGGCGGCGTCGGGTCCTTCGCCTCCAGTACGTCCCGCAGGACTGTCGCGTTCCGGTACCGGTGTCGGTAGTCCGACTGCGTAGCCCGCTCGACGATTTCGGCCAGATAATCGTCGCAGTCGGCCCCGAAGTCCTGTGGATTGACGCCGTCTTTTTTCGGGACCGACCCCTTCAGCAGGAACAGCAGAATCTTCCCGATAGAGTAGACGTCGGACCACGGGCCCTGACGCACGTCCGTCCGGCTCGCCTCCGCGACTTCGCGGGGTTTGAACGGGCCCAGAATGGTCGTCCCCTGATTCCCCGTCGACGGGTCGCCCGTCGAGTCAAAGCCCGTCGCCGTGTTGAAGTCGATGAGCGTCGGCGTGATGTCGGGCTTGAGCATTACGTTCTCGGGTTTCAGGTCGCGGTAGACGATCTCGTTCTCGTGGAGAAAGCCCATCGCGTCCGCGAGGTCGATACCGATCTGGCGGACCTGCGCGCTGTCCTCTATAGGACCGTGTTCGTCGATGACGTTGTCCAGTTCGATACCGCCCTCGACGAGTTCGACCACGAGGAACGGGACGTCTCGCTCCCGAACGGAGTCGTAGAGGTCCATCACGTTCTCGTGTCCCCCCACCGCGGCGATGCGTTCCAGCGACTCCGCCTCCTTCTCGAAATACTCCTCGATGACCGAGCGGTCGTTCTGTGACTCGGTGTAGTTGGGGTGTTTCAGGACGACCGAGTCCCCGGTCTCGGTGTCCAGTGCCTTGTACGCCTTCGCGAACCCGCCCTTGCCGAGGAACTCCTGGAGTTCGTAGCGGCCGGCGATACTGTCACCCGGTTCGGGTTCCCACGTCATGGCTCAGGCCCCGTGGCCGACAGCGTCCCCCACGCGACGGGCCGTCACTTCTGGATGCCCTCGTCGGTGACGATTTTCGTGGCCCGACTCTGCTCCTCGCGGCCGCCCTCCATCACGATCTGGGTCTGGCGCTCGGCGGACTGGACCGCTTCCGTGTCGGCCCCGTGAATCCGGGTCATCTGCTCGATCTGCGTCTGGGCCTCGGCGACGTTCCCCTTGCCCAGCTCGGTCTGGATAACAGTCTGTTTGTGGTCGATGTCGATCTCCTCGTTGTGTTGCTGGAGCTTCTCCTCGTCGTCGGTGTACGCCACGGTGAGCGACGTCGACGCCGTCTCACCGCCCGCAGTTAGCGTGACGTCCGCGAGCCGGTGGTCGCCCAGCGGACGGGCCGGGGCGTGGATTTTCAGGACGACCCGCTGTGTCTCCCGGTCCAGCAGGTCGGGGAGCTTGATGACGGCCGTGTTCGAGTGCCACTCCGGCGCGACCTCCTGTGTCTGTGGCAGCGCGCGGTACACCTCGCTGACCTCGACGCCGTCCGCGACGTCGAGTTCGAGCTCGGCGTCGGGGGCGACGACGCTGCCGGCCTCCTCGACGGCGTCGCCGAAGAACTGCTCGATGTCGCCCGAGGCCTGGAGGTGTGTCCAGTCGCCCCGCGCGACGCTCCCGAGCTTGCGGATGGTCTCGCTGCGGTAGTCCTCGCCGATGCCGGCGGATTTGATTCGGATGCCGGCGCTGTCGATTTCGCGGGCCAGCGTCTCGAACTCGGGCGGGTCGTGCGTGTTGTCCTTGCCGTCCGACAGCAGGAGCACCCTGCGGGCGGTGTTGTCGTCGTCGGACAGCTCTCGCAGGGTGTCCGCGGCCGCGCTCAGCCCGCGGTACATGTCGGTCCCGCCGCCGGCCCGAATCTCGTGGACGTGGTCGACGGCGTCGTCACGGGAGATATCGCCCCAGCGCGTGGCCGGGAGCACCACGTCGACCTCCGTGTCGAACGCGACGATAGAGACGTAGTCGTCGTCGTTCAACAGGCCGAACACCCACTCCGCACCGGAGCGGGCACGGTCCATCTCGTCACCGGCCATCGACCCGCTGGAGTCGATACAGAGCGCGATGTGGCGCGTCGGCTGCCGGTCCAGCTGGCCGGGTTCGACTTCGATTTCCGCGGTCAGCTTCGCCCCACCAGCGGGAACGTACGGTCGGTTCACGTCGGTCACGACGTTCGCTGTCATACTGCTAGGTCCAACTTACGAGCTAGTTATAAGTTTTCCCTCAATAAGTGGTGAAAACTCCCCCTATCCGCTACGTTCGATAATCCTTAATAGGAACTGGGGGCTCTGTTAATATATGACCGTCGTCAGCGTCTCCATGCCCGAATCGCTCCTCGACCGTATCGACGAGTTCGCCGAGGAACACGGCTACACAGGTCGCAGCGAAATCATCCGGGAGGCCAGCCGGAATCTGCTCGGCGAGTTCGAGGACAAGCGCCTCGAAGGGCGGGAACTGATGGGCATCGTCACCGTCCTGTTCGACTACGACACCACGGCAGTCGAGGAGAAGATGATGCATCTGCGCCACGAACACGAGGGGCTGGTCGCCTCGAACTTCCACAGCCACGTCGGCGAACACCGCTGTATGGAGCTGTTCGTGCTCGAAGGGACGCTGGCCGAGATATCCACCTTCGTGGGCAAGATTCGCGCGACCAAAGACACGCTGAACATCGATTACTCCGTCGTGCCGGTCGACGAGTTCGGGACGCTGGCCGATATGGAGTAAGCCGGGAATCGACTGGAAGGGGATTTCGCGGTGAAGGAACGGCGAGTAAGGTGGGCCGTGAGTCGCGAGACTTCGACCGCTACTCTACCAGTTTGGCGACCAAGTCGCTCACAGCGTCCATCTCGTCTTCGTTGACCCCGTGGCCCATCCCCTCGTAGATGCGTTTGTCCACGTCGCCGCCCAGCAACTCGAACGCCTCCGCGGTCGCTTCGACCCGTTCGAGCGGGATGTGGGGGTCAACGTCGCTGCAACCGAGCAACACCGGCGTGCCCTCGATATCGCCCGCGTACGCCGTCGGGTCGACCGTCTCGCCGATGAGCCCGCCCGACAGCGCGACGAGGCCGCCGTACCGACGGGGGTTGCGCGCGACGTACTCGCTGGCGAGACACGCGCCCTGAGAGAAGCCAAGCAGCAGGACCCGTTCGCGGTCGATACCGGCCTCGACAGCCGTCTCGATGGCATCCTCGATAGCCTGCAGCCCCGAGCTCCGGCCCGGTTCGTTCCGCTCGACGGGCGCGAGAAACGAGTTGGGGTACCAGGTGTTTCGGGCGGCCTGGGGCGCCAGCAGCGCGACGCCGTCTTCGTGTACGTCCCGGCCCATCTGGACGATGCTTCTCGCCGTCGCGCCCCGGCCGTGGACCAGTATCATCGCGGCCTCGGCCTCGGCGAGCGGTGTCCCGGCGGTGACGAGCTGCTGGTCCTGGTGTGGGCCGTCGCTCATGTGAGCCTCCGGGCGGTCACGACATTCGTCCGGTACACGGCGTCGTGTGTCACGTGGCAGGTCATACACCCCGTAGCGCACCGACCCATTTGAGTAGCCGGTAACACGGACACAACCAGTTCACGCGCGCAAACGGAGTTCGATACCGTCCGGGTCCGTCACTCGGACGCTGTCCGAAGCCGTTGCCACCTCGTAGCCGGCCGCGGCGAGGCGCTCGCGCGCGGCCGCGACCGCCGCGTCGCTGGGCAGTCCGAGCTCGAACCACGCCAGCCCGCGCCCGCTTGCGGGCGCTGAC from Halomicroarcula saliterrae carries:
- a CDS encoding CopG family ribbon-helix-helix protein, which gives rise to MTVVSVSMPESLLDRIDEFAEEHGYTGRSEIIREASRNLLGEFEDKRLEGRELMGIVTVLFDYDTTAVEEKMMHLRHEHEGLVASNFHSHVGEHRCMELFVLEGTLAEISTFVGKIRATKDTLNIDYSVVPVDEFGTLADME
- a CDS encoding alpha/beta hydrolase yields the protein MSDGPHQDQQLVTAGTPLAEAEAAMILVHGRGATARSIVQMGRDVHEDGVALLAPQAARNTWYPNSFLAPVERNEPGRSSGLQAIEDAIETAVEAGIDRERVLLLGFSQGACLASEYVARNPRRYGGLVALSGGLIGETVDPTAYAGDIEGTPVLLGCSDVDPHIPLERVEATAEAFELLGGDVDKRIYEGMGHGVNEDEMDAVSDLVAKLVE
- a CDS encoding PP2C family protein-serine/threonine phosphatase codes for the protein MRYTTNYDIGDRKRGQGINEDSLSLTIFEQGHRDGYLGKTRGSGDGEEADAPKESEADAEAADEPEAEATDGAETATEDTTAHGETPADDVAPSGAADSAVEAATEAAETPASDDEADDEEPGDETPEMPANRSAGVFVLADGAGGHDAGDVASYIATTVVAENLAPVAINAVRSHPEEFDIDISPDVLPDTLGPEDIQTGLENAIIKAHREIIRYAGDSGTQSYTTVVAGVYADGQLHLGWVGDSRAYLVNDAREEIVSLTKDHAVVEEWADQGEIDSVEAHVHPDGNQITRALGGSGHEDPDRAMVDVDTRSVRLFAEDTVLATSDGLIDAQTDAPQLYQQYVDADRSEEMAATVREAVVTDAEIRDVVLGAESLDAAAGEYVRLANERGGKDNISVLLFEDDTLPSTPSGGVPVRAADPDIDLSERDTVIITED
- a CDS encoding vWA domain-containing protein, whose product is MTANVVTDVNRPYVPAGGAKLTAEIEVEPGQLDRQPTRHIALCIDSSGSMAGDEMDRARSGAEWVFGLLNDDDYVSIVAFDTEVDVVLPATRWGDISRDDAVDHVHEIRAGGGTDMYRGLSAAADTLRELSDDDNTARRVLLLSDGKDNTHDPPEFETLAREIDSAGIRIKSAGIGEDYRSETIRKLGSVARGDWTHLQASGDIEQFFGDAVEEAGSVVAPDAELELDVADGVEVSEVYRALPQTQEVAPEWHSNTAVIKLPDLLDRETQRVVLKIHAPARPLGDHRLADVTLTAGGETASTSLTVAYTDDEEKLQQHNEEIDIDHKQTVIQTELGKGNVAEAQTQIEQMTRIHGADTEAVQSAERQTQIVMEGGREEQSRATKIVTDEGIQK
- a CDS encoding FHA domain-containing serine/threonine-protein kinase — protein: MTWEPEPGDSIAGRYELQEFLGKGGFAKAYKALDTETGDSVVLKHPNYTESQNDRSVIEEYFEKEAESLERIAAVGGHENVMDLYDSVRERDVPFLVVELVEGGIELDNVIDEHGPIEDSAQVRQIGIDLADAMGFLHENEIVYRDLKPENVMLKPDITPTLIDFNTATGFDSTGDPSTGNQGTTILGPFKPREVAEASRTDVRQGPWSDVYSIGKILLFLLKGSVPKKDGVNPQDFGADCDDYLAEIVERATQSDYRHRYRNATVLRDVLEAKDPTPPSTGSIRYIQAGTEFTVEPGDTIGREGANGPPASITIEDPQGEYISSVQVQFETEGGEWYLVDRSLNGTFVQKGSGWQRVLCGAGRDRLREKGEDYTDRHGEEPPESIRLADGDLISLVHPTYGVTFEFQSE